One part of the Dysidea avara chromosome 10, odDysAvar1.4, whole genome shotgun sequence genome encodes these proteins:
- the LOC136268526 gene encoding double-stranded RNA-specific editase 1-like, which translates to MSGSNPLTVLSSYHRNVEYDFREETGPPHSKKFVCACILLGQEFIGVARNKKDAKRAAAAEALNRLYNLNLKLGKEELGTEDDDSPAAAEPQSSEQQADSTVKRENTEQGESVPKKKKRPDPSANVTTKHPVSLVMEKYSGAVFQNTSDNCPDGVTHEFICVCKVRGWDFIGKGSTKKIAKYNAAVNTLRVLDNTYVVVDDQLAAGSSEESSTNKILANRVAQLSEGKLLELLDGNTGSERRVTAAIVMFRGSTGMGVVQPDVGGEVVAMGTGSKCITGEYISANGLTLQDSHAEVVTRRAFLRFLYSQLELCSRSCEDASILQRVDYSGKYAVRPGVTFHMYISTAPCGDARLFSPSDESCSLDSHPGRRSRGMSRCKIEAGEGTVLAPSVVQTMDGVVNGERLYTMSCSDKIARWNTMGLQGGLLSLLLEPIYLDSVIVGSLFSKEHITRALYDRVSATQGLPEGYMPRLPLLMSISDPLPRVTGKMSSTSINWSWGDPLPEKIRCTTGKQDDQSPSRLSKQMLFERFLSLWDTVASPKAMEHAKELIVSKKQATAKPVVNEDGEEEPPVIEKPDSVDSRDIRKFCNYHDMKSLDADYWNANKKFVAHFEPLWGPWASKPLEVDNFYVDDYLTAN; encoded by the exons ATGTCGGGAAGTAATCCTCTTACAGTGCTCTCCTCGTACCATCGCAACGTCGAGTACGACTTTCGTGAGGAGACCGGACCGCCCCATAGCAAGAaatttgtgtgtgcgtgcatttTGCTCGGACAAGAATTTATTGGAGTTGCTCGAAACAAGAAGGATGCAAAGCGCGCAGCAGCTGCGGAAGCGCTAAACCGATTGTATAATTTAAATTTGAAGTTGGGCAAGGAAGAATTAG GCACGGAAGACGACGATTCCCCCGCCGCCGCCGAGCCGCAGAGTTCAGAACAACAAGCTGATTCCACAGTAAAACGGGAGAATACGGAGCAGGGCGAGTCCGTtccaaagaagaagaaaagaccaGACCCTTCAGCCAATGTAACCACCAAACACCCAGTTTCCTTGGTAATGGAAAAATATTCCGGAGCAGTGTTCCAAAACACCAGTGATAACTGTCCTGATGGTGTCACTCATGAGTTCATATGTGTCTGCAAAGTTAGAGGCTGGGATTTCATTGGCAAGGGGAGCACCAAGAAGATAGCTAAATATAATGCTGCAGTGAACACGCTCAGAGTATTAGATAACACTTATGTTGTTGTTGACGACCAATTAGCTGCGGGCTCATCTGAGGAGTCATCCACCAATAAGATTTTAGCTAATCGTGTAGCTCAGCTCAGTGAGGGAAAGTTGTTGGAATTATTGGATGGCAACACAGGCTCAGAAAGACGTGTCACTGCTGCCATAGTAATGTTCCGAGGCTCCACTGGGATGGGTGTAGTTCAGCCCGATGTTGGTGGTGAGGTGGTTGCCATGGGAACAGGTTCCAAATGTATTACAGGTGAATACATTAGTGCTAACGGTTTGACTCTTCAAGATAGTCATGCTGAGGTGGTTACTCGAAGAGCTTTCTTGCGATTCCTCTACTCTCAACTTGAACTGTGTTCACGAAGTTGTGAAGATGCATCCATATTGCAGAGAGTTGATTACAGTGGCAAGTATGCTGTACGCCCTGGGGTTACGTTTCACATGTACATTAGTACAGCACCATGTGGTGATGCTCGTTTATTCTCACCTAGCGATGAATCCTGTTCCTTGGATAGCCATCCTGGCCGCCGGTCTCGTGGCATGTCAAGATGCAAGATAGAAGCTGGGGAGGGCACTGTACTTGCACCATCTGTAGTACAGACAATGGATGGAGTAGTGAACGGTGAGAGGCTCTACACAATGTCTTGCAGTGATAAGATTGCTAGGTGGAACACAATGGGACTGCAAGGTGGTCTGTTATCACTTCTGTTAGAGCCAATCTACCTTGATTCCGTCATTGTTGGCAGTTTGTTCAGCAAGGAGCACATAACACGAGCATTGTATGACCGAGTCAGTGCCACACAAGGTCTTCCAGAGGGTTACATGCCCAGGCTCCCTTTGCTAATGAGCATTTCAGACCCCCTACCTCGTGTTACTGGCAAAATGAGTTCTACAAGTATCAACTGGAGTTGGGGTGATCCCTTGCCCGAGAAGATACGCTGCACTACAGGCAAGCAAGACGACCAGAGTCCTTCACGATTGTCTAAACAAATGTTGTTTGAACGTTTCTTGTCACTATGGGATACAGTAGCATCACCCAAAGCCATGGAACATGCCAAAGAGTTGATTGTTAGCAAAAAACAGGCAACAGCAAAACCTGTTGTTAACGAGGATGGTGAGGAAGAGCCTCCTGTGATTGAGAAACCAGATAGTGTTGATTCTCGTGACATTAGGAAGTTCTGCAACTACCATGATATGAAGTCTCTTGATGCTGATTACTGGAATGCTAACAAGAAATTTGTAGCCCATTTTGAACCACTTTGGGGGCCCTGGGCATCGAAGCCTTTAGAAGTTGACAATTTCTATGTTGATGATTATCTTACTGCAAACTAG
- the LOC136268528 gene encoding cytoplasmic dynein 1 intermediate chain 2-like → MADRKAELEKKRQKLEELKKAREQKKKETHDKELVTGQPDDTRSKEREDVDQLVSSLIGPTNTASEQPSNVLPAATTGDTTKVATETKENQVLSRKRKPVKLVIDQLSGVNIRPVELEVYTKCVQTDLTLEDSIVKGAEEAMVVMPSDGPPTAEPVEQPEEGAEVPEGVRQSEEQVDETTKELTEEERAAVMSSDEFCRFLSRASLVMERALTDQSDIMFDCYLDDGDREHAADKCLGAQVIRRNVFCDEKLCKGRVAMDTHWSPHHPELLLASFNGGENDSDGLALVWNVNFRKDTPDYIFHSQSPVVSTTFAKFHPSYLIGGTLSGQVILWDMRSNRRIPVQRSPLSSQAHTHPVYCVSVVGTENAHNLITISSDGKLCSWSLDMLSQPQESMELQSKQARPIAVSCMNFAPNDVNRFVIGSQECVAYQAVRHGSKPGMVNLFEGHAGPITGISCHTSSAQLDLSHLFLTSSFDWTVKLWSSKQQSDVVSSSKSASIQPLFSFECMSDYVYDVQWSPTHPSVFGCVNGMGQLQLWDINTESEVPVVVENVGATLNAMEFTVDGKMVVIGDAKGQVHIYELGESLYQPSSDEAVKLTRTLKELQQDEQQ, encoded by the exons ATGGCTGACAGAAAAGCGGAGTTGGAGAAGAAGCGCCAGAAGCTCGAGGAGCTAAAGAAAGCACGCGAGCAGAAGAAGAAAGAGACACATGATAAAGAATTG GTGACAGGTCAGCCTGATGATACAAGATCAAAGGAGCGAGAGGATGTTGACCAACTAGTGAGCTCTTTGATTGGACCAACTAACACTGCTTCTGAGCAACCTAGTAATGTGTTGCCAGCAGCAACCACTGGTGATACTACTAAAGTTGCTACGGAAACTAAAGAAAATCAAGTGTTGTCAAGGAAAAG GAAACCTGTCAAGTTAGTTATAGACCAATTGAGTGGTGTTAATATTCGTCCAGTtgaattagaggtgtacactaaATGTGTTCAGACTGATTTGACTCTAGAGG ACTCTATAGTAAAGGGAGCAGAGGAGGCAATGGTTGTCATGCCATCTGATGGTCCACCAACAGCAGAACCAGTGGAGCAGCCTGAGGAGGGGGCAGAAGTCCCAGAGGGGGTGAGGCAGAGTGAAGAACAGGTGGATGAAACAA CAAAAGAGTTGACAGAAGAGGAACGAGCAGCTGTGATGTCTTCGGATGAATTTTGTCGCTTCCTGTCAAGAGCATCACTTGTCATGGAAAGAGCATTAACTGATCAAAGTGACATCATGTTTGACTGTTACCTTGATGATGGAGATAGGGAACATGCAGCTGATAAATGCCTTGGGGCACAAGTGATTCGTAGAAATGTATTTTGTGATGAGAAACTGTGTAAAGGGCGTGTTGCCATGGATACTCACTGGTCACCACAT CACCCCGAATTGCTGCTGGCATCGTTTAACGGTGGAGAGAATGATAGTGATGGGTTGGCACTTGTGTGGAATGTTAACTTTCGTAAAGACACACCTGACTACATTTTCCATAGCCAG AGTCCTGTTGTCTCAACGACATTTGCTAAGTTTCATCCAAGTTATTTGATTGGTGGAACTCTGAGTGGACAG GTGATATTATGGGATATGCGTAGTAATCGACGGATACCAGTTCAAAGGTCACCCTTGTCctcacaagcacacacacacccagTATACTGCGTTAGTGTGGTTGGCACAGAGAATGCTCACAATTTGATAACAATTTCCTCTGATGGTAAACTTTGTTCTTGGAGTTTGGACATGTTGTCTCAACCACAG GAGAGTATGGAGTTGCAGAGTAAGCAGGCCCGACCGATAGCTGTGTCCTGCATGAACTTTGCACCAAATGATGTGAACCGTTTTGTGATTGGCAGCCAAGAGTGTGTGGCATATCAAGCTGTAAGACATGGCAG CAAGCCAGGAATGGTGAACTTGTTTGAAGGCCATGCTGGACCAATAACTGGAATATCCTGTCATACAAGTTCTGCACAG TTGGACTTGTCTCATTTGTTTCTCACATCATCATTTGACTGGACTGTTAAATTGTGGAGTAGCAAGCAACAATCTGATGTGGTATCTTCA AGCAAGTCAGCTAGTATTCAACCATTGTTCTCATTTGAGTGTATGAGTGACTACGTGTATGATGTGCAGTGGTCCCCTACCCACCCTTCTGTGTTTGGTTGTGTCAATGGTATGGGCCAGTTACAATTGTGGGACATCAACACAGAATCTGAG GTCCCTGTGGTTGTTGAAAATGTTGGTGCTACCCTTAATGCTATGGAATTCACTGTGGATGGCAAAATGGTCGTCATCGGTGATGCTAAGGGTCAAGTACACATCTATGAATTAGGAGAG AGCTTATATCAACCATCATCAGATGAAGCAGTTAAACTAACTCGTACACTTAAGGAATTACAACAAGATGAACAGCAAtga
- the LOC136268529 gene encoding uncharacterized protein, whose amino-acid sequence MRTIDYCTTKFSLELCKMSDTKREAECIAELIEGSSLLKARKTGNPHFRFFSLSPDLKRLSWGTASNKAAEKTVNITEITELKYGQVTAVFQKSKLPEYEAFSFSAMYSDKSLDIVCANREEFDVWTYALQALLKGFDDVEAVKQAGTRASRTVPSTLVMEKSGIKTRLSVKQNACDMYSCGGGYRGMLGHGEEEMERIPRVINALLGRNIIYIVCGVAHTIALSDSGEVFSWGSGRYGRLGQGHLRDRFSPLMIDTPLRGLDVVQVACHEFHSAALCDTGELYTWGKAGPHLGYSVSANKQLEPRLVEQLKGKMIKHVGCGALHTIVCTDTGLVFSFGQNRYGQLGLGQSPAVTMPTEVSGISDACKVCCGRYHSAALMSSGKLFMWGWGERGQLAQEDQYNRHTPSIVKPLEEDHVISDVSCGDGHTVALSANGIVFCWGDNTGGQLGLNSNLQEYNHPKAVVTPPGANIIMVACGATFTAALAASGKVYTWGLGATGQLGHGDTKNRSIPTEVEALADKHVKLIACGADHMCCTVIHSWVPDKEAESCMACNREFTFAKRRHHCRRCGGVYCGACTTKRYPLLSLGFSDPVRVCDKCYSNLNALNK is encoded by the exons ATGAGGACTATTGATTACTGCACCACAAAATTCAGTTTGGAGCTCTGCAAAATGTCGGATACTAAGAGAGAAGCGGAATGTATAGCGGAACTAATTGAGGGTAGTTCTTTGTTAAAGGCCAGAAAAACT GGTAACCCTCACTTTCGCTTTTTCAGTCTGTCCCCGGACTTGAAGCGCCTTAGCTGGGGTACCGCTAGTAATAAAGCTGCTGAGAAGACTGTTAACATAACAGAAATTACAGAGTTAAAATATGGTCAGGTTACGGCTGTGTTCCAGAAGAGCAAGCTACCTGAATATGAG GCCTTTTCCTTTTCAGCAATGTACTCAGACAAGTCACTGGACATTGTGTGTGCTAATCGTGAAGAATTTGATGTGTGGACATATGCGCTGCAG GCTTTGCTCAAAGGCTTTGATGATGTAGAAGCTGTAAAGCAGGCAGGTACGAGAGCATCTCGGACAGTCCCTAGCACTTTAGTG ATGGAGAAGAGTGGTATAAAAACTAGACTATCAGTGAAGCAGA ATGCTTGTGACATGTACTCATGTGGGGGAGGTTATCGAGGGATGCTGGGTCATGGTGAAGAAGAGATGGAGAGAATACCTCGTGTGATTAATGCTCTGCTTGGAAGGAATATAATTTACATTGTGTGTGGTGTAGCCCATACCATAGCACTGAGcg ACAGTGGTGAAGTGTTCAGTTGGGGCTCTGGTCGCTATGGGAGACTGGGTCAGGGACACTTGAGGGATCGGTTCTCACCTCTAATGATTGACACTCCATTACGAGGCCTTGATGTTGTCCAAGTTGCTTGCCATGAGTTTCATTCTGCTGCACTGTGTG ATACTGGAGAGCTGTATACATGGGGTAAGGCTGGACCTCATCTTGGCTACTCAGTGTCAGCTAATAAGCAGCTGGAGCCAAGATTAGTGGAACAGCTTAAGGGAAAGATGATCAAACATGTTGGTTGTGGAGCTTTGCACACTATTG TATGTACCGACACTGGATTGGTGTTTTCATTTGGACAGAACAGATATGGTCAATTGGGATTGGGGCAATCCCCTGCAGTAACCATGCCAACAGAAGTGTCGGGGATATCTGATGCATGTAAAGTGTGTTGTGGTCGATAccactcagcagccttaatgtctAGTGGAAAGCTGTTCATGTGGGGCTGGGGAGAGAGAGGCCAGTTAGCTCAAGAGGACCAGTACAATAGACACACCCCTAGTATTGTAAAGCCCCTTGaggaggatcatgtgatctctgaTGTCAGTTGTGGAGACGGACACACTGTAGCACTATCAG CCAATGGGATTGTGTTTTGCTGGGGAGACAATACAGGTGGACAGTTAGGATTGAATAGTAATCTACAGGAATATAATCATCCCAAAGCAGTGGTCACACCCCCTGGGGCTAATATCATCATGGTAGCATGTGGAGCTACCTTTACTGCAGCATTAGCAG CCTCAGGCAAAGTGTACACATGGGGACTTGGTGCTACAGGCCAGTTGGGTCATGGTGACACCAAGAACAG GAGTATACCAACAGAGGTTGAGGCATTAGCTGATAAACATGTAAAGTTGATAGCTTGTGGGGCAGACCACATGTGCTGTACTGTGATACATTCTTGGGTACCAGACAAAGAAGCAGAGTCTTGTATGGCTTGTAACAGGGAATTCACCTTTGCTAAACGACGG CATCACTGTCGGAGATGTGGGGGTGTATATTGTGGGGCATGTACTACAAAGAGATATCCTTTACTCAGTCTTGGCTTTAGTGACCCAGTTCGTGTGTGTGACAAATGTTACAGTAATTTAAATGCTttgaacaaataa